The Deltaproteobacteria bacterium sequence CAGCCAGCAGGGCCTGTGTATACGGGTGGGCCGGGGTGGTGTAAAGGGACGGGCTGGGTCCCTTCTCCACGATTCGGCCCAGGTACATGACCGCCAGATCGTGACTCATGGTCCGGACCACAGCCAAATCGTGGGATATGAAGAGGAGCGTCAGGCCGAGGCTTTTCTGCAGTTCCCTGAAGAGGTTGATGATCTGGGCCTGGATGGAGACGTCCAGGGCCGATACCGGTTCGTCGCAGACGAGAATTTCGGGCTCGAGGGCAAGAGCTCGGGCGATAGACACCCGCTGGCGCTGTCCTCCGCTGAATTCATGCGGGTAGCGGTCGGCGTGGCCGGGCCGAAGCCCTACCTGGTCCATGATTTCGGCGACTCGATTTCGACGTTTGTTGGCAGAGCCGTAGCCGTGGATGATCAGTCCCTCCTCAATGGCCCGGCCGATCTTTTTTCTGGGGTTCAAGGAGGAAAAGGGGTCCTGAAAGATCATCTGAAAGGCCCGTCTGGTGTCTGTGACGGCTTTGCTTCCAGTCCAGGCCGGTCGGTTTCGGTAGAGGACCTGCCCGGCGGTTGGCCTTTCCAGGCCGACGGTCAATCGGCCGAGGGTGGATTTTCCGCAGCCCGATTCGCCGACCAAGCCGAGGGTCCGCCCCGGAGCAAAGTCGAGATCGACCCCGTCCACGGCCAGAAGGGTCTGAGTGGGATTGCCCAGACCCCGGCCGATGCGGTAGGCCCGGGTCAGGTTTTGCAGGCGGACAAGTGGTATGTCGTTCATGGGGCCTCCGCATACAGCCAGCAGCGGACCATGTGGCCGGGTTCGGGTTCGGCGGGGCCTGGAGACTTGGCGGTGCAGACGGTCATGGCCTTGGGACAACGGTCCGAGAAATGGCATCCCCGGGGCAGATTGTGGAGCTCGGGGACCGTGCCAGGGACCGGTTTGAGTGGAGTGTCCGGGGAGGAGTCAAGGCTGGGTAGGGCGTCCAGCAGGCCGACGGTGTAGGGGTGTAGAGGACGTCGGAAGAGATCGCCGGCGGATGCC is a genomic window containing:
- a CDS encoding ATP-binding cassette domain-containing protein, which produces MNDIPLVRLQNLTRAYRIGRGLGNPTQTLLAVDGVDLDFAPGRTLGLVGESGCGKSTLGRLTVGLERPTAGQVLYRNRPAWTGSKAVTDTRRAFQMIFQDPFSSLNPRKKIGRAIEEGLIIHGYGSANKRRNRVAEIMDQVGLRPGHADRYPHEFSGGQRQRVSIARALALEPEILVCDEPVSALDVSIQAQIINLFRELQKSLGLTLLFISHDLAVVRTMSHDLAVMYLGRIVEKGPSPSLYTTPAHPYTQALLAAVLVPDPDRTSEPTILEGEIPSPLHPPDGCGFHPRCPERLPACSTHRPPWISLGANHEVRCWLYAKQ